A region of Liolophura sinensis isolate JHLJ2023 chromosome 8, CUHK_Ljap_v2, whole genome shotgun sequence DNA encodes the following proteins:
- the LOC135473818 gene encoding melatonin receptor type 1B-like, producing MLFQNISAKDVVTARMEPQLIVPLVAIILTTCTIGIFGNILILVAVLISQRLRTVGNMFIINLTLIDLVMCCIVKPMALTGIFAGGDFYNHHQTLCIVTAMITVTLCVSSIINIVAIAINRYVQVCLSGSYNSIYTRRRAAGMCVAIWVIGFLPNFYYIFAGVPYRFDPKLLLCLYDRDSSYHFNIGLYTLCLWQNAIVGLVYWKLFRLVAKSSQRLSRPSSESSSLLKAVFTIFLVYTVCWGPFLFIGLIDGHDRAPRLAYVITVCMALINSSSDWITYTLNNRYFKEAYRQIFGCKAPEPNNCKSSNSPNTERFSNIKSSIRNY from the exons ATGTTGTTCCAGAACATTTCCGCAAAGGATGTGGTAACGGCCAGGATGGAGCCACAGCTCATTGTACCGTTAGTGGCAATTATCCTGACCACATGCACCATCGGGATTTTTGGAAACATCCTAATTTTAGTAGCAGTTCTAATCAGTCAG AGACTGCGAACAGTTGGAAACATGTTCATTATCAACTTGACGCTGATAGATCTGGTGATGTGTTGTATTGTCAAACCGATGGCACTAACAG GTATATTTGCTGGCGGTGATTTTTACAACCACCACCAAACGTTGTGTATAGTGACGGCCATGATCACAGTTACCTTGTGCGTTTCCTCCATCATCAACATCGTGGCCATCGCAATCAACCGTTACGTGCAGGTATGCCTCAGCGGTTCTTACAATAGCATCTACACACGCAGGAGAGCAGCTGGAATGTGCGTCGCAATCTGGGTGATAGGTTTTCTCCCCAACTTCTATTACATATTCGCAGGTGTGCCCTATCGCTTTGACCCCAAACTGCTGCTTTGTCTATACGATAGGGACAGCAGCTACCATTTCAACATTGGGCTGTACACACTGTGTCTCTGGCAGAACGCTATCGTTGGACTCGTTTACTGGAAACTCTTTCGCCTTGTTGCCAAGAGTTCCCAGCGCTTGTCTCGTCCTTCGTCCGAGTCCAGCAGCCTCCTTAAGGCCGTCTTCACCATCTTCCTTGTCTACACGGTGTGTTGGGGACCTTTTCTCTTTATCGGCCTAATCGATGGACATGACAGAGCTCCCAGGTTGGCCTATGTGATCACTGTTTGCATGGCGCTCATCAACTCTAGCTCTGATTGGATTACTTACACCCTTAACAATCGTTACTTCAAAGAAGCTTACAGACAAATCTTTGGATGCAAAGCTCCTGAGCCGAACAACTGCAAATCTTCGAATTCTCCGAATACGGAAAGGTTCAGTAATATCAAGTCTAGCATACGAAATTATTGA